A section of the Elusimicrobiota bacterium genome encodes:
- a CDS encoding DUF192 domain-containing protein, with protein sequence MAGPFFVAFNRTRGFEIACKVEKAEDYESRSRGLLGRERLEPAGGLWIHPCPMIHTFFMKFPIDVLFLDKGMTVVRVLENLKPWRLSPWVLSARSVLELRAGSLGGRTFPGDQVELVSELVP encoded by the coding sequence ATGGCCGGGCCATTTTTTGTAGCCTTTAACCGGACACGGGGGTTCGAGATCGCGTGCAAGGTGGAGAAGGCCGAGGATTACGAGTCGCGAAGCCGCGGGCTCTTGGGCCGGGAGAGGCTCGAGCCTGCGGGGGGCCTTTGGATCCATCCCTGCCCCATGATACACACGTTTTTCATGAAATTTCCCATTGACGTTCTGTTTCTCGACAAGGGCATGACGGTGGTTCGCGTCCTGGAGAATCTTAAGCCCTGGCGGCTGTCCCCGTGGGTGCTGTCGGCCCGCAGCGTCTTGGAGCTGCGGGCGGGCAGTTTGGGAGGCCGGACGTTTCCGGGCGACCAGGTGGAGTTGGTGTCGGAGTTGGTGCCGTAA
- the meaB gene encoding methylmalonyl Co-A mutase-associated GTPase MeaB, protein MARKGERGDLAAGVGRGDPASVSRALSRVIDEAPDSDSLIRTFFPKSGTAQKIGICGPPGTGKSSLTSRLVSHWRKRGLKVGILAVDPSSPITGGAFLGDRLRIQEHAMDSGVFIRSLASRGMVGGVSHTIFGAIHVLEAAGFHKIIIETVGTGQDEVEIAKVADTVLYLTVPHMGDEIQAMKAGIMEIGDLFIVNKADLPGIDKAVSDLSAALGLGRAAGACSDGWETPVLSTSALTGTGVEELGRAIEAHWRHLQESPAGRRRLKEQHREELSLYISRRIFKSALDRISEKHLEALVEHKTDPVTLGLEILGK, encoded by the coding sequence GTGGCGCGAAAAGGCGAGCGAGGTGACCTGGCGGCGGGCGTCGGGAGAGGCGACCCAGCCTCGGTTTCGCGGGCTCTCTCACGGGTCATAGACGAGGCTCCGGACTCTGATTCCCTGATCCGGACTTTTTTCCCGAAGTCCGGGACGGCCCAGAAGATCGGGATCTGCGGGCCGCCGGGAACGGGCAAGTCCTCGCTCACCAGCCGCCTGGTCTCTCACTGGCGCAAGCGGGGCCTCAAGGTCGGCATTCTCGCGGTGGATCCCTCGAGCCCCATCACCGGGGGGGCGTTCCTTGGAGACCGCCTGCGCATCCAGGAGCACGCTATGGACTCCGGTGTGTTCATCCGGAGCCTGGCCTCGCGCGGCATGGTGGGGGGGGTTTCCCACACGATTTTCGGCGCGATCCATGTCCTCGAGGCCGCGGGATTCCATAAAATCATCATAGAGACCGTCGGCACCGGGCAGGACGAGGTGGAAATCGCCAAGGTAGCCGACACCGTTCTGTATTTGACCGTGCCCCACATGGGAGACGAGATCCAGGCCATGAAGGCCGGGATCATGGAGATCGGGGATCTATTCATCGTCAACAAGGCGGATTTGCCGGGAATAGACAAGGCCGTGAGCGACCTCAGCGCGGCCCTTGGCCTGGGAAGAGCCGCCGGGGCCTGCTCGGACGGCTGGGAAACGCCGGTGCTCTCGACGTCGGCTCTCACCGGTACCGGGGTCGAGGAATTGGGCCGCGCCATCGAGGCGCATTGGAGGCACTTGCAAGAGAGTCCCGCCGGCCGCCGGCGCCTCAAGGAGCAGCACCGCGAGGAGCTCTCTCTCTACATCTCGCGCCGGATCTTCAAGAGCGCTCTCGACCGCATCTCCGAGAAGCACTTGGAGGCGCTGGTCGAGCACAAGACCGACCCCGTGACCTTGGGGCTCGAGATTTTGGGGAAATGA
- a CDS encoding methylmalonyl-CoA mutase, translating into MEENLFRTPSGVDIQRYYGPENSPSPDFPGKPGRYPYTRGIQRTMYRGRLWTMRQYAGYGTAKETNERFRWLLSQGQTGLSTAFDLPTQMGLDADDPRARGEVGRVGVHVGTLADMEQLFDSIPLDQVSTSLTINATAAVILAFYVAAAKRRGVEPRLLRGTLQNDILKEFLARGTQIYPVGPSLRLAVDVMEYSFKNLPNFHPVSISGYHIREAGSDAVQEISFTFANAEIYLKEILARGVGVDECGPRLAFFFGCHNHFLEEIAKFRAARRVWATVMREDYSAQDPKSLSLRFHVQTCGSTLTSAQPRNNVVRVALQAMAAALGGAQSLHTNAYDEALALPTQESAELALRTQQILAHETGVADTVDPVGGAFAVESLTAELEKRILESLGRIRQQGGIRGLIESGQAQSEIQERAYQYQRGLESGARRIVGVNCLQSSEPRKCLATLKVPPGVEREQLKKLKKFKERRDRSCVRRALENLSEAAASKENLFPVILSCVESSATLGEICGVLRRQFGEHHAR; encoded by the coding sequence ATGGAAGAGAATTTATTCCGTACCCCTTCCGGCGTCGATATTCAACGCTACTACGGCCCGGAAAACTCTCCCAGCCCGGACTTTCCGGGAAAGCCCGGACGATATCCCTATACCCGGGGCATCCAGAGGACCATGTACCGCGGCCGGCTCTGGACCATGCGCCAGTACGCGGGTTATGGCACGGCCAAAGAGACCAACGAGCGCTTCCGCTGGCTCCTGTCCCAGGGTCAAACCGGGCTTTCCACCGCCTTCGACCTTCCCACCCAGATGGGGCTCGACGCGGACGATCCCCGCGCCCGGGGGGAGGTCGGGCGGGTGGGTGTGCACGTCGGGACTTTGGCGGACATGGAGCAGCTCTTCGATTCCATTCCCCTGGACCAGGTCTCGACTTCTCTTACCATCAACGCCACGGCCGCCGTCATCCTCGCTTTCTACGTTGCCGCGGCCAAGCGCCGGGGCGTCGAGCCCAGGCTCCTGCGGGGCACGCTTCAGAACGACATTTTGAAGGAGTTCCTGGCCCGCGGCACCCAGATATACCCCGTGGGGCCGAGCCTGAGGCTCGCCGTGGACGTCATGGAGTACTCCTTCAAGAACCTGCCCAACTTCCATCCCGTTTCCATCTCAGGCTACCATATCCGTGAGGCGGGCTCTGACGCGGTGCAGGAGATATCCTTCACCTTCGCCAACGCTGAGATCTACTTGAAGGAGATCCTGGCCCGCGGCGTCGGCGTGGACGAGTGTGGGCCCAGGCTCGCCTTCTTTTTCGGCTGCCACAACCATTTCTTGGAGGAGATCGCCAAGTTCCGCGCGGCCCGGCGGGTTTGGGCCACAGTGATGCGGGAGGATTACTCGGCCCAGGACCCTAAGAGCCTCTCTTTGCGCTTTCACGTCCAGACCTGCGGCTCCACCTTGACGAGCGCGCAGCCGCGCAACAACGTGGTCCGGGTGGCTTTGCAGGCCATGGCCGCGGCCTTGGGGGGAGCTCAATCCCTGCACACCAACGCCTACGACGAGGCCTTGGCCTTGCCTACCCAGGAGTCGGCGGAGCTTGCCTTGAGAACCCAGCAGATCTTGGCGCATGAGACTGGGGTAGCCGACACGGTGGACCCGGTGGGCGGCGCCTTCGCGGTGGAATCGCTCACCGCGGAGCTCGAGAAGCGGATTTTGGAGAGCTTGGGCCGGATCCGCCAGCAAGGCGGCATTCGTGGCCTGATCGAGAGCGGCCAGGCCCAGTCCGAGATACAGGAAAGGGCCTACCAGTACCAGCGCGGGTTGGAGTCCGGGGCGCGCAGGATCGTGGGAGTCAACTGCCTGCAGTCGTCGGAGCCAAGAAAATGTTTGGCGACTCTGAAAGTGCCGCCGGGCGTCGAGCGCGAGCAGTTGAAGAAGCTCAAGAAATTCAAGGAGCGCCGGGACCGGTCCTGCGTCCGTCGCGCTCTTGAAAACTTGTCCGAGGCCGCCGCTTCCAAGGAAAATCTCTTCCCCGTCATTTTGAGCTGCGTAGAATCCTCGGCTACGCTAGGGGAAATCTGCGGCGTTCTGCGCCGCCAATTCGGAGAGCATCATGCCCGTTAG
- the efp gene encoding elongation factor P, with protein MISTSDFHNGLVFEDEGQFLEILSYQHHRKSQSAAVYRTVLRSLSTGNVMERSYASGTKFREVPVTKREMAYIYDEGAGAVFMDNENYEQVTFAKEKLGPQAKFLQGNMQVLGVCVDGKLTNIELPPNVVLSVTSTVPGIKGDSVSNMMKPATLETGLEIQVPLFIKEGDNIRVDTRTSSYVERARE; from the coding sequence ATGATCAGCACGTCGGATTTCCACAACGGCTTGGTCTTCGAGGACGAGGGCCAGTTCCTCGAGATCTTGTCCTACCAACACCACCGCAAATCCCAGTCGGCCGCGGTGTACCGCACCGTGCTTCGGTCCTTGAGCACGGGCAACGTCATGGAACGCTCCTACGCCTCGGGCACCAAGTTCCGCGAGGTCCCCGTCACCAAGCGCGAGATGGCCTACATCTACGATGAGGGAGCCGGCGCCGTGTTCATGGACAACGAGAACTACGAGCAGGTGACCTTCGCCAAGGAGAAGTTGGGCCCCCAGGCCAAGTTCCTGCAGGGGAACATGCAGGTGCTGGGAGTCTGCGTGGACGGCAAGCTCACCAATATCGAGCTTCCCCCGAACGTGGTCCTCTCCGTGACTTCCACGGTGCCGGGAATCAAGGGCGACTCCGTCTCCAACATGATGAAGCCGGCCACTCTCGAGACGGGCTTGGAGATCCAGGTGCCCCTGTTCATTAAGGAGGGGGATAATATCCGGGTGGACACCAGAACGAGCTCGTACGTGGAGAGGGCGAGGGAATAA
- a CDS encoding S8 family serine peptidase, producing MRTLALIFCLGVLTADSALALKIERLAGASAKDRVLEVVAEELLVKFASPTASAEKARILAAAGAEVKAELESIGWTVVKFQAGTPVSAALRAAKNLPRVEAVSPHRVYRPSRAPNDALVNAQYALAQINAFAGWEFEVGNTAAVTVAVIDSGIDGTQPELSGKLVAGASRFCDPSGLPGCVANNPPTPACNHATRVAGIAAASSDNGSSIAGLSWGAGLVSLKVFADADCAAGFPECSAGACVTADNGIINALNYARGIQDGAGVGKVVVNLSLGGAGACAAPLQAAVTNAVNAGVVVVAAAGNSGGAVESPANCAGVIPVGATDSGNGVAYFSSRGAELSAGGVVAPGVSVLTTDLNAASASASGTSFASPHVAGLAALILSAKSGMTPAQVQSVIRGGADNIGDSASAQGAGRVNAFRALRLAVNGTLAGSAGETKAIAFPNPFRVSRHGRLSFSIPPSLQGAQAKIKIYTASYELVRELTGLSWNGLNENGQAAASGSYIFLISTEKGTGSGRFSVIN from the coding sequence GTGAGGACGCTCGCCCTAATTTTCTGCCTCGGCGTCCTGACGGCGGACTCCGCCCTGGCCCTCAAGATCGAGAGGCTGGCGGGGGCCTCGGCCAAGGACAGGGTCCTAGAGGTGGTGGCCGAGGAGCTTCTGGTCAAGTTCGCAAGCCCCACCGCTTCCGCCGAGAAGGCCCGGATACTCGCCGCCGCCGGGGCCGAGGTGAAGGCGGAGCTCGAGTCCATCGGTTGGACCGTGGTCAAGTTCCAGGCGGGAACGCCGGTCTCGGCCGCCTTGCGCGCGGCCAAGAATCTCCCCCGGGTGGAAGCCGTTTCGCCCCACCGGGTGTACCGCCCTAGCCGCGCGCCCAACGATGCCTTGGTCAACGCCCAGTACGCTCTGGCCCAGATCAACGCCTTCGCGGGCTGGGAGTTCGAGGTGGGAAACACCGCGGCCGTGACCGTGGCCGTGATCGACTCCGGGATAGACGGGACCCAGCCCGAGCTGTCGGGCAAGCTCGTGGCGGGGGCCAGCCGCTTCTGCGACCCGAGCGGGCTCCCGGGCTGTGTGGCCAACAACCCTCCCACGCCCGCCTGCAACCACGCCACCCGCGTGGCCGGGATCGCGGCAGCTTCCTCGGACAACGGCTCCTCGATCGCGGGACTCTCCTGGGGGGCGGGCCTCGTCTCCCTCAAGGTTTTCGCCGACGCCGACTGCGCGGCGGGGTTTCCCGAGTGCTCGGCCGGGGCCTGCGTCACCGCCGACAACGGGATCATCAACGCCCTCAACTACGCCCGGGGCATCCAGGACGGGGCCGGGGTGGGCAAGGTCGTGGTCAACTTGAGCCTGGGCGGAGCCGGGGCCTGCGCTGCCCCTCTGCAGGCCGCCGTCACCAACGCGGTGAACGCCGGTGTTGTGGTCGTGGCCGCGGCGGGGAACTCCGGGGGGGCGGTGGAATCCCCGGCCAATTGCGCGGGAGTGATTCCGGTGGGCGCCACGGACTCCGGCAACGGCGTGGCTTATTTTTCCTCGCGGGGGGCGGAGCTCTCGGCCGGGGGCGTGGTGGCTCCCGGGGTAAGCGTACTCACCACTGACTTGAACGCGGCCTCTGCATCCGCCTCCGGCACCTCGTTTGCCTCCCCCCACGTGGCGGGCCTGGCGGCCCTCATTCTCTCGGCTAAATCCGGCATGACCCCGGCCCAGGTCCAGAGCGTTATCCGCGGGGGAGCCGATAATATCGGAGATAGTGCCTCAGCTCAGGGCGCGGGCCGGGTCAACGCCTTCCGGGCTCTCCGCCTGGCCGTCAACGGCACCTTGGCGGGCTCTGCCGGGGAGACCAAGGCCATAGCCTTCCCCAACCCCTTCCGGGTCTCCCGCCACGGCCGGCTTTCCTTCAGCATCCCGCCGAGCCTGCAGGGCGCGCAGGCCAAGATAAAAATCTACACCGCCAGCTACGAACTGGTGCGCGAGCTTACCGGCCTTTCCTGGAACGGCTTGAATGAAAACGGCCAGGCCGCGGCCAGCGGGTCCTATATTTTTCTGATTTCGACCGAGAAGGGAACGGGCTCCGGCCGGTTCTCGGTGATCAATTGA
- a CDS encoding HAD-IA family hydrolase has translation MIKAVIFDIDNTLTDFMKMKRAAIDSAVEGMMDAGLKIEKEKMVEKIFDLYWQDGVEDQNIFDKILKKEFGRIDYKILAAGIIGYRRAKAGTMALYPHVSLALTQLMKMGIRCVVVSDAPKLAVWLRIVGLGLHNYFDEVITSEDTGVKKPAPEPFRRALKVLGTKPEETLMVGDWAERDMTGAKNLGIRTAWAKYGDTFDTKDSGAEFELDDISELVDIIRKENQAG, from the coding sequence ATGATCAAAGCCGTTATTTTTGACATCGACAACACCCTCACCGACTTCATGAAAATGAAGCGGGCGGCCATCGATTCCGCGGTGGAGGGGATGATGGACGCGGGGCTTAAAATCGAGAAGGAGAAAATGGTCGAGAAGATATTCGATCTCTATTGGCAGGACGGGGTCGAGGACCAAAACATCTTCGACAAGATATTGAAGAAGGAATTCGGCCGCATAGACTACAAGATACTGGCCGCCGGGATCATCGGCTACCGCCGGGCCAAGGCCGGGACCATGGCGCTCTACCCCCACGTGAGCCTCGCCTTGACCCAGCTCATGAAGATGGGGATCCGCTGCGTGGTGGTCTCCGATGCTCCCAAGCTCGCGGTTTGGCTGCGCATCGTGGGCCTGGGCCTGCACAACTATTTCGACGAGGTGATCACCTCCGAGGACACCGGGGTCAAGAAGCCCGCCCCGGAGCCTTTCCGCCGCGCCCTCAAGGTCCTCGGCACCAAGCCCGAGGAGACCCTCATGGTGGGCGACTGGGCCGAGCGCGACATGACCGGGGCCAAGAACCTCGGCATCCGCACGGCCTGGGCCAAGTACGGCGACACCTTTGACACCAAGGACTCCGGCGCCGAGTTCGAGCTCGACGACATCAGCGAGCTCGTGGACATCATCCGCAAGGAAAACCAGGCCGGGTGA
- the tadA gene encoding Flp pilus assembly complex ATPase component TadA gives MPVRGLQRRKNANEILAGRELLSADQAKEVEAHCRKTNALFQQAVLDLNFLGKPQLLKCLAEEWQVKAVDLNQMDVEIEIAKIIPEAVARRHLAIPFAKEENALFIAMADPLDFFVSEDIQLRTGLEIKPYLAMPNDILAALNGAYGRGEGDAMNRLIAEVVKKDGEDAAEGQMELVPEQAKTDITEVDATAPEVEKLVNAVILGALSMKASDIHIEPFEDALGKNSKILLRYRVDGRLLPGPFEVPWSYRNAVAAKIKIMTNSMNITERRIPQSGRIHILAQGNPIEFRVEMVPTVYGESCVMRILDRKSVQVDILKMGFMKDTQERFLSLLRGIGGKKNFGLILVCGPTGSGKSTTLYAALNRVNRPDIKILTAENPVEYNLDGIVQVPVNPDLKLGENKKFDFAAALRSFLRLDPDVIMVGEIRDEETAHIAMEAAMTGHLVFSTIHTNDASSAISRLTDMGIPSFMVATTIKAILAQRLSRRLCPDCKIPHEPTPEEVQIFKENKVVIPAGAKIFGPPKEGGCSSCKNLGYKGRVGLHELLVMSDSLRTLCLKEVAADPVRDMAMKEGMRLIVQDGLEKVLMGLTTVREVLGGAE, from the coding sequence ATGCCCGTTAGAGGCCTGCAGAGGCGCAAGAATGCCAACGAGATTCTGGCGGGGCGCGAACTCCTCTCGGCCGACCAGGCCAAGGAAGTCGAGGCGCACTGCCGCAAGACCAACGCGCTCTTCCAGCAGGCGGTCCTGGATTTGAATTTCCTCGGCAAGCCCCAGCTTCTCAAGTGCCTGGCCGAGGAGTGGCAGGTCAAGGCCGTGGACTTGAACCAAATGGACGTGGAGATCGAAATCGCCAAGATCATCCCCGAGGCGGTGGCCCGCAGGCACCTGGCCATTCCCTTCGCCAAGGAGGAGAACGCGCTCTTCATCGCCATGGCCGATCCCCTGGATTTCTTCGTCTCGGAGGACATCCAGCTGCGCACGGGCCTCGAGATCAAGCCTTATCTGGCCATGCCCAACGACATTCTCGCGGCCCTGAACGGCGCCTACGGCCGTGGGGAGGGCGACGCCATGAACCGCCTCATCGCCGAGGTGGTCAAGAAGGACGGGGAGGACGCGGCCGAGGGCCAGATGGAGCTCGTGCCGGAGCAGGCCAAGACCGACATCACCGAGGTCGACGCCACCGCGCCGGAGGTCGAGAAGCTCGTCAACGCCGTCATTTTGGGAGCGCTTTCCATGAAGGCCTCCGACATCCACATCGAGCCCTTCGAGGACGCTCTGGGCAAGAACTCCAAGATTTTGCTCCGCTACCGCGTGGACGGGCGCCTTCTGCCCGGACCCTTCGAGGTCCCCTGGAGCTACCGCAACGCGGTCGCGGCCAAGATCAAGATCATGACCAACTCCATGAACATCACGGAGCGGCGCATCCCGCAGTCGGGGCGCATCCATATCCTGGCCCAGGGCAACCCCATCGAGTTCCGCGTGGAGATGGTTCCCACCGTCTATGGGGAGTCATGCGTCATGCGCATACTCGACCGTAAATCCGTTCAGGTGGATATTCTAAAGATGGGGTTCATGAAGGACACTCAGGAGAGATTCTTGAGCCTCTTAAGGGGCATCGGGGGAAAGAAGAACTTCGGCCTGATCCTGGTCTGCGGTCCCACGGGCTCGGGTAAATCCACGACGCTTTACGCCGCGCTGAACCGCGTCAACCGCCCCGACATCAAGATTCTTACCGCCGAGAACCCGGTGGAATACAATCTCGACGGCATCGTCCAGGTTCCGGTCAACCCGGACCTTAAGCTCGGGGAAAATAAGAAGTTCGACTTCGCCGCGGCCCTGCGCTCCTTCCTGCGCCTGGACCCCGACGTCATCATGGTGGGCGAGATCCGAGACGAGGAGACGGCCCATATTGCCATGGAGGCAGCCATGACCGGCCACTTGGTTTTCTCCACGATCCACACCAACGACGCCTCCTCCGCGATCTCTCGCTTGACCGACATGGGGATACCCTCCTTCATGGTGGCGACCACCATCAAGGCGATCCTGGCCCAGCGCCTCTCTCGCCGCCTCTGCCCGGACTGCAAGATCCCCCATGAGCCGACTCCCGAGGAGGTCCAGATTTTCAAGGAGAACAAGGTCGTTATCCCCGCCGGGGCGAAGATCTTCGGCCCGCCCAAGGAGGGGGGCTGCTCCTCCTGCAAGAATCTGGGCTACAAGGGCCGGGTGGGTCTGCACGAGCTCTTGGTCATGTCGGACTCCTTGCGGACCCTCTGCCTCAAGGAGGTCGCGGCTGATCCAGTCCGGGATATGGCCATGAAGGAGGGGATGCGCCTTATCGTCCAAGACGGGCTCGAGAAGGTCTTGATGGGGCTCACCACGGTGCGCGAGGTCCTGGGAGGCGCTGAATGA
- a CDS encoding GAF domain-containing protein, which yields MTAPNGSKAADMDLGLALELFSIAGSLNSTVDLDFLLQKIGMAAERLLDCEASAIMLVSDDRKSLYFKVASGDKAKALKTMTLPFGHGIAGWVAQHQKPELVNDCASDPRFAGKFDKASGFITRSLLCVPMLYRGELVGVVEVLNKRRGQFAEKEIGLLSSLASLASVAITNAKIISEQKNFFSHIIEVLVDVIEVSKPAMGEHPMRSARLACAIGRFLGVDDYQYRMLYYAGILHDLGYTAYKNPRVLAEVGVSSAAEELHPLLSVKMLEGVKMLEGALPMIRHHHERFDGSGFPGKLWGEEIPLGARILGLVESVEEMRMMGLKGAELRERALQEAKKGAGTRFDPAVVEAFVELMKNQEAAW from the coding sequence ATGACGGCCCCAAACGGGAGCAAGGCGGCGGACATGGACCTGGGGCTGGCCCTTGAGCTCTTTTCGATCGCTGGAAGCCTGAACTCCACCGTAGACCTCGATTTCCTCCTCCAGAAGATCGGCATGGCCGCCGAACGGCTCCTCGATTGCGAGGCCAGCGCCATCATGCTCGTCAGCGACGACAGGAAGAGCCTGTATTTCAAGGTCGCCTCGGGGGATAAGGCCAAGGCATTGAAGACCATGACCTTGCCCTTCGGCCACGGCATCGCGGGCTGGGTGGCCCAGCATCAGAAGCCGGAGCTCGTCAACGACTGCGCCTCGGACCCGCGCTTCGCGGGGAAATTCGACAAGGCTTCGGGTTTCATCACTAGATCGCTTCTCTGCGTGCCCATGCTCTACCGCGGGGAGCTCGTCGGCGTGGTCGAGGTCCTGAACAAGAGGCGCGGGCAGTTCGCGGAGAAGGAGATTGGCCTGCTTTCGAGCTTGGCCAGCCTCGCGTCGGTCGCCATCACCAACGCCAAGATCATATCGGAGCAGAAAAACTTTTTCTCGCACATCATCGAGGTCCTGGTGGACGTCATCGAGGTATCGAAACCGGCCATGGGAGAACACCCGATGCGCTCGGCCAGGCTTGCCTGCGCCATCGGCCGCTTTCTCGGGGTGGACGATTACCAGTACCGCATGCTCTATTACGCGGGAATACTCCACGACCTCGGCTACACCGCCTACAAGAACCCCCGGGTCCTGGCCGAGGTCGGGGTCTCTAGCGCCGCAGAGGAGCTTCATCCCCTCCTCTCGGTCAAGATGCTCGAGGGGGTCAAGATGCTGGAGGGGGCCCTCCCCATGATCCGCCATCACCACGAACGCTTCGACGGGTCGGGCTTTCCGGGCAAGCTCTGGGGGGAGGAGATTCCTCTCGGCGCCCGCATCCTGGGGCTCGTGGAGAGCGTGGAGGAGATGCGCATGATGGGGCTCAAGGGGGCGGAGCTGCGGGAGCGCGCCCTTCAGGAGGCCAAGAAGGGGGCGGGGACGCGCTTTGATCCCGCGGTCGTCGAGGCCTTCGTCGAGCTCATGAAAAATCAGGAGGCGGCATGGTAG
- a CDS encoding cobalamin B12-binding domain-containing protein, whose product MVVSASPYRVLIAKPGLDGHDRGAKVIVRALRDAGFEVIYTGIRQTPEMIAQAAMQEDVDAVGLSLLSGAHMTLFPQVTARLKELGLKDVLVFGGGIIPDEDVPLLKKKGICQVFGPGTPLSAIVEYLKQNLSPQEAPPARGAKRRAR is encoded by the coding sequence ATGGTAGTTTCCGCGAGTCCCTACCGAGTCCTCATCGCAAAGCCGGGTCTCGACGGACACGACCGCGGGGCCAAGGTGATCGTGCGCGCCTTGAGGGACGCGGGCTTCGAGGTCATTTACACGGGAATACGCCAGACCCCGGAAATGATCGCGCAGGCCGCCATGCAGGAGGACGTGGACGCGGTGGGTCTTTCCCTTCTTTCGGGGGCCCACATGACGCTTTTCCCGCAGGTGACCGCCCGTCTCAAGGAGCTCGGCCTCAAGGACGTGCTTGTTTTCGGTGGGGGCATCATTCCGGACGAGGATGTCCCGCTTCTCAAGAAAAAGGGAATCTGCCAGGTTTTCGGCCCTGGCACGCCTCTTTCCGCGATCGTGGAGTACCTTAAGCAAAATCTTTCTCCCCAAGAGGCTCCGCCGGCACGTGGCGCGAAAAGGCGAGCGAGGTGA
- a CDS encoding glycosyltransferase family 9 protein, with the protein MPIFDLPAAPNVTVLLIGRIGDLLVSTAFLRALRRARPQARIRLVVPNSSEETARLVPWVDEILLLERAPQKFLSHLKLLRSLRTPCDLLLDLNPSFSRRSAALAALIPAQVKVSFRKGRWDRVFSHQIASPGEREPMLERYARLAKSFGIAYEPRLEIRLEPTHEEEARRILEETRPRESAFKIAVHPGNFKKFDNRWPEEKFVELTNLLAEHFGVQLFYMAGPGEEKPVSGIVSRLAAPVPILSPRPIGVTGAWMREMDLCVLNITGTTHLAAALGVPTFGFYSGYTDAVWRPSSPIHHGVVSQSWQSCRDIPVAAAYAGIKALLP; encoded by the coding sequence GTGCCGATTTTCGACCTCCCCGCCGCACCCAACGTGACGGTCCTGCTCATAGGCCGGATCGGGGATCTGCTCGTCAGCACGGCGTTTCTGAGGGCCCTACGCCGGGCCCGTCCCCAGGCACGGATCAGGCTGGTGGTCCCGAACTCGAGCGAGGAAACGGCTCGGCTTGTCCCTTGGGTGGACGAGATACTGCTTCTGGAGCGCGCTCCCCAGAAATTCCTCTCCCATCTCAAGCTCCTTCGAAGCTTGAGGACGCCATGCGATTTACTACTAGACCTGAACCCCTCGTTTTCCCGCAGGTCCGCCGCCTTGGCCGCGCTTATCCCGGCTCAAGTCAAGGTCTCCTTTAGAAAAGGCCGTTGGGACCGCGTATTTTCCCATCAAATAGCTTCCCCAGGAGAGCGAGAGCCCATGCTCGAGCGCTACGCGCGCCTGGCGAAATCTTTTGGGATCGCCTACGAGCCCAGGCTCGAGATTAGATTGGAGCCCACGCACGAGGAAGAGGCCCGGCGCATTCTGGAGGAGACGCGCCCGCGTGAGAGCGCCTTCAAGATCGCGGTGCATCCCGGAAACTTCAAGAAATTCGACAACCGCTGGCCGGAAGAAAAATTCGTGGAGTTGACGAATCTTCTGGCGGAGCACTTTGGGGTCCAGCTTTTCTACATGGCGGGCCCGGGCGAGGAAAAGCCGGTAAGCGGCATCGTCTCCCGACTCGCGGCCCCGGTCCCGATTCTATCCCCCCGCCCCATAGGGGTGACCGGAGCCTGGATGAGGGAAATGGACCTATGCGTCCTCAACATCACGGGGACCACACATCTCGCCGCCGCCCTCGGTGTCCCGACCTTCGGCTTCTATTCGGGCTACACCGACGCGGTCTGGCGCCCGAGCTCCCCCATCCACCATGGAGTAGTCTCGCAGTCATGGCAATCCTGCCGCGACATCCCCGTGGCCGCGGCCTATGCCGGGATTAAGGCCCTTTTACCTTAG